A part of Anser cygnoides isolate HZ-2024a breed goose chromosome 17, Taihu_goose_T2T_genome, whole genome shotgun sequence genomic DNA contains:
- the ANHX gene encoding anomalous homeobox protein: protein MKRFMAMLSRNKHKDPPPTKLLELAGQLCQDLQSSSPNLEKLVGAMMRCKQKKHFLTNIHVVRACVFVHIRSGQHDTACKLLECCRAEEKEELVQLWHEIHYHRVMEKHHRDFLTPLQKFRCRKRNPPPISLCPEGLKNRNYSDEVRQQLYKFAAEVTTNPNKEQRERLAQDMNLQPAQVYNWFANYRRRQKSRIHCEEKLNYLCPEGTLTHHAKEQQDRGSYTPQTAGGSYVGISSEQTGINLMPCDPGWEQSATDLDKSPEGMYLKMLESSFIQSSALCEARTSKALMAHVTEQPVAFFSEAVLEPGTCFNSAVLQPREAASSTDAGPQLDNFVVCSCGSLIFPGERLATWQVPSSTTGVSGSMWTPNIEAGIRAPLSRVPQGGFIEASSGRIIRQSDLEVESFTLREGQLGTLETILPHR, encoded by the exons ATGAAGCGGTTCATGGCCATGTtaagcagaaacaaacacaaggATCCCCCACCCACCAAGCTGCTGGAGCTAGCAGGGCAGCTTTGCCAGGACCTCCAGAGCTCATCCCCTAATCTGGAGAAGCTGGTTGGGGCCATGATGAGATGCaaacaaaagaagcattttctcaCTAACATCCACGTTGTCCGAGCTTGTGTGTTTGTTCACATCCGTAGCGGGCAGCATGACACAGCCTGCAAGCTCCTGGAG TGTTGCAGggcagaagagaaggaggagctGGTGCAACTTTGGCATGAGATTCACTACCATAGGGTTATGGAAAAACACCACAGAGATTTTCTGACACCACTGCAGAAATTTCGTTGCAGGAAGAG GAATCCTCCACCTATTTCCCTTTGTCCTGAGGGCTTGAAAAATCGAAACTATTCAGATGAAGTACGCCAGCAACTGTACAAATTTGCTGCAGAGGTGACAACAAATCCAAACAAGGAACAACGG GAGAGATTGGCTCAGGACATGAACCTGCAGCCAGCTCAGGTCTATAACTGGTTTGCAAATTATCGACGACGTCAAAAATCCCGTATCCATTGTGAGGAAAAGCTTAACTACTTGTGCCCTGAGGGGACCTTGACACACCATGCAAAGGAGCAGCAGGATAGAGGATCCTACACTCCACAAACTGCAG GTGGATCTTATGTAGGCATCAGCTCTGAGCAGACAGGGATAAACCTCATGCCCTGTGACCCAGGGTGGGAGCAGTCAGCTACAGACTTGGATAAGTCTCCAGAAGGAATGTATTTAAAGATGCTGGAATCCAG CTTTATTCAGAGCAGCGCACTGTGCGAAGCAAGGACAAGCAAGGCGTTGATGGCTCACGTCACTGAACAACCCGTAGCTTTTTTCAGTGAGGCTGTGCTGGAACCAGGAACCTGCTTTAACTCTGCCGTCCTGCAGCCCAGAGAAGCAGCAAGCAGTACTGATGCTGGCCCCCAGCTGGATAACTTTGTTGTGTGCTCTTGTGGGTCCCTTATCTTCCCAGGTGAACGTCTGGCCACGTGGCAGGTCCCTTCCAGCACCACAGGAGTCTCTGGCTCCATGTGGACCCCAAATATAGAAG caggTATCAGAGCTCCCTTGAGCAGAGTCCCTCAAGGTGGTTTTATTGAGGCCAGTTCAGGAAGAATCATTCGGCAGTCAGATTTAGAGGTTGAAAGCTTCACCCTTAGAGAAGGACAGCTAGGGACCCTGGAGACTATTCTTCCCCACAGGTAA